The Ralstonia wenshanensis genome includes a region encoding these proteins:
- a CDS encoding NAD-dependent epimerase/dehydratase family protein, protein MTTEVHVQPDPLAGVTTRCHRLLLTGAGGNLGKVLRERLPKYADFLRLSDISNLGEARTGEELAPCDLADAKAVDALVAGTDAIVHLGGVSVERPFEEILPANIAGTYNLYEAARRHGVRRIVFASSNHTIGFYKQGEVIDSTAPTKPDGYYGLSKVFGEQLASFYFDRYGIETVAIRIGSSFAEAKDRRMLVTWLGYDDLEQLIRRALFVPSVGFTVVYGMSNNRDRWWDNRHAAHLGYTPTETSEIFRAQVEAQPPLPADDPAAQYQGGAFVKAGPFGD, encoded by the coding sequence ATGACCACTGAAGTACACGTTCAACCCGACCCGCTCGCGGGCGTGACCACGCGTTGCCACCGCCTGCTGCTCACTGGCGCAGGCGGCAACCTCGGCAAGGTGCTGCGCGAGCGCCTGCCCAAGTACGCCGACTTTTTGCGCTTGTCTGATATATCAAATCTCGGCGAAGCGCGCACCGGCGAGGAGCTCGCACCGTGCGACCTGGCTGATGCAAAGGCCGTCGATGCGCTTGTAGCCGGCACGGATGCGATCGTGCATCTGGGCGGCGTGTCGGTCGAGAGGCCGTTTGAAGAGATTTTGCCGGCCAATATTGCGGGCACTTACAACCTGTACGAAGCCGCACGTCGCCATGGCGTGCGCCGCATCGTGTTCGCCAGCTCGAACCACACCATCGGTTTCTACAAGCAGGGCGAGGTGATCGACAGCACCGCGCCCACCAAGCCCGATGGCTACTACGGGCTGAGCAAGGTATTTGGCGAGCAGCTGGCCAGCTTCTATTTCGATCGCTACGGCATCGAAACGGTGGCCATCCGCATCGGCTCTTCGTTTGCCGAAGCGAAGGACCGCCGCATGCTCGTCACCTGGCTCGGCTATGACGATCTGGAGCAACTCATCCGCCGCGCGTTGTTCGTGCCGAGCGTGGGCTTTACCGTGGTCTACGGCATGTCGAACAACCGCGACCGCTGGTGGGACAACCGCCACGCCGCGCATCTTGGCTACACACCTACGGAGACGAGCGAGATCTTCCGCGCCCAGGTCGAAGCACAACCGCCGCTGCCCGCCGATGACCCGGCTGCGCAGTACCAGGGCGGAGCGTTTGTCAAAGCCGGCCCGTTCGGAGACTGA
- a CDS encoding SMP-30/gluconolactonase/LRE family protein, with the protein MHVNVEPTVERVGSMQCGVGESPIWHAGEQALYWTDIPGRRLWRWNFFSGQTNSWALPEMAGCIAMTSNGWAMAMETGIFLALQPRAGAELGPLQPLVTVAHSRPDMRFNDGRCDRQGRLWAGTMVFDTSLGLPLGKLYRFDAEAARAGRVDAVIDDLIVPNGLAFSPDGKTMYLSDSHASRQTIWAFDYDIDSGTPHNRRVFIDMNAYPGRPDGAAVDADGCYWICGNDAGFVHRFTPDGRLDRSIAIPTSKPAMCAFGGPGLDTLFVTSILIGDDPLSGATFAVRPGVTGLPEPVLHL; encoded by the coding sequence ATGCACGTGAATGTAGAGCCGACTGTCGAGCGCGTTGGCAGCATGCAATGCGGTGTGGGCGAAAGCCCCATCTGGCACGCCGGCGAGCAGGCGCTGTACTGGACGGATATTCCGGGCCGCAGGCTGTGGCGCTGGAACTTCTTCTCCGGCCAGACCAACAGCTGGGCGCTGCCCGAGATGGCCGGCTGTATTGCCATGACGTCCAACGGTTGGGCGATGGCCATGGAGACGGGCATTTTCCTCGCGCTACAGCCCCGCGCCGGCGCCGAGCTTGGCCCGCTGCAGCCTCTCGTCACGGTGGCGCACTCGCGCCCCGACATGCGCTTCAACGACGGCCGCTGCGACCGCCAGGGCCGTTTGTGGGCCGGCACGATGGTGTTCGACACCTCGCTGGGTTTGCCGCTCGGCAAGCTGTATCGCTTTGACGCGGAGGCCGCTCGCGCAGGGCGTGTCGATGCCGTCATCGACGATCTGATCGTGCCGAACGGCCTGGCCTTCAGTCCCGATGGCAAGACGATGTACCTGTCGGATTCGCACGCAAGCCGCCAGACCATCTGGGCCTTCGACTACGACATCGACAGCGGCACGCCGCACAACCGCCGCGTCTTCATCGACATGAATGCGTACCCGGGCCGCCCCGACGGCGCCGCGGTTGACGCCGACGGTTGCTACTGGATCTGCGGCAACGATGCGGGGTTTGTGCATCGTTTCACGCCGGACGGTCGTCTCGATCGCAGTATCGCCATTCCCACGTCCAAACCTGCCATGTGCGCGTTCGGCGGGCCTGGGCTGGATACTTTGTTCGTGACGTCGATCCTGATCGGCGACGACCCGCTCTCGGGGGCCACGTTTGCAGTGCGCCCGGGCGTGACCGGATTGCCCGAACCCGTCTTGCACCTCTGA